One genomic segment of Nonomuraea coxensis DSM 45129 includes these proteins:
- a CDS encoding IS1380 family transposase, whose product MNIAQNGRTFRVNATAWDRRLSVRGDGKGLVGHAGAVLLRKCADQTGLTGALGGVFARLGGSPVWDRGVVLVQLAVAIALGATSMRQIALLAHQEQLFGAPPSDSTVRRALEPVGQSDQLQAWIARARARVRRHVWQLVAATETGFPWLQVAGKVLTGWIVIDLDATLITAHSGKQGASATFKKGYGFHPLAAWCANTHESLAMLLRTGSAGSNTALDHVRVLTEAIRQIPDSFRAKIWIRIDGAGATHELVEHMKGLNTTRRTVRFTVGWKITGADETAIAKLPETAWQAAIRQDGKVHAHAQVAELTGLDERARLWGVRLLVRRVRPSARDAAQLTNLEKKTGFKYAIIATNLGPSGLRGIPGSHQLAFIDAVHRDHAEVEDRVRTNKAMGLRNLPSKTWNVNVGWMLVANLAADLDAWTRLLGLHDDPELARAEPQTLRYCLWHLPARLVCHARRRILKISATWPWKNAFLICWQRLCVLPAPL is encoded by the coding sequence ATGAACATCGCACAGAACGGACGCACCTTCCGGGTGAACGCTACGGCATGGGACCGCCGCTTGTCTGTACGAGGGGACGGCAAGGGGCTCGTCGGACACGCGGGAGCCGTGCTCCTGCGCAAATGCGCTGATCAGACGGGGTTAACCGGAGCGCTGGGCGGTGTGTTCGCCCGGCTGGGCGGATCTCCGGTGTGGGACCGGGGCGTGGTGCTGGTCCAACTCGCGGTGGCGATCGCGCTGGGAGCGACCAGCATGCGGCAGATCGCCCTGCTGGCCCATCAGGAGCAGCTCTTCGGCGCGCCGCCCTCGGACTCCACCGTGCGGCGAGCGCTGGAGCCCGTCGGACAGTCGGACCAGCTGCAGGCCTGGATCGCTCGGGCTCGGGCGCGGGTGCGGCGGCACGTGTGGCAGCTGGTTGCCGCGACCGAGACGGGATTCCCCTGGCTGCAGGTGGCAGGCAAGGTCCTGACCGGCTGGATCGTGATCGACCTGGACGCCACGCTGATCACCGCGCATTCGGGCAAGCAGGGCGCTTCGGCGACGTTCAAGAAGGGCTATGGTTTTCACCCGCTGGCGGCCTGGTGCGCCAACACGCACGAATCGCTGGCGATGTTGCTGCGCACCGGATCGGCCGGCTCCAACACCGCCCTCGACCACGTGCGGGTGCTCACCGAAGCCATCAGGCAGATCCCCGACAGCTTCCGGGCCAAGATCTGGATCCGGATCGACGGCGCGGGCGCCACCCATGAGCTGGTCGAACACATGAAGGGCTTGAACACCACCCGGCGCACCGTCCGCTTCACCGTCGGCTGGAAGATCACCGGCGCCGACGAGACCGCGATCGCCAAATTGCCCGAGACCGCCTGGCAGGCCGCCATACGGCAAGACGGCAAGGTCCACGCGCACGCACAGGTGGCCGAACTCACCGGCCTGGACGAACGCGCCAGGCTGTGGGGCGTGCGGTTGCTGGTCCGCCGCGTGCGCCCCTCGGCCCGCGACGCGGCGCAGCTCACCAACCTGGAGAAGAAGACCGGCTTCAAGTACGCGATCATCGCCACCAACCTCGGGCCAAGCGGCCTGCGCGGCATCCCCGGCAGCCATCAGCTCGCCTTCATCGACGCCGTCCACCGCGACCACGCCGAAGTCGAGGACCGGGTGCGCACCAACAAGGCCATGGGGCTGCGCAACCTGCCGTCCAAGACCTGGAACGTCAACGTCGGCTGGATGCTCGTGGCCAATCTCGCCGCCGATCTTGACGCCTGGACCCGTCTGCTCGGCCTGCACGACGACCCGGAACTGGCCCGCGCCGAACCTCAGACTCTCCGCTACTGCCTGTGGCACCTGCCCGCCCGGCTGGTCTGTCATGCCCGTCGGCGGATCCTGAAGATCAGCGCCACCTGGCCGTGGAAGAACGCCTTCCTGATCTGCTGGCAGCGCCTATGCGTCCTGCCAGCACCCCTCTGA
- a CDS encoding DEAD/DEAH box helicase: MNHATRAHDRNSSPRTGGSARSRGGRFSSPAQGRSGASSRSGNGRRPAALQREFALPVTVTPALPAAATFAELSMPPALLKVLTGLGLNEPFPIQAATLPNSLAGRDVLGRGRTGSGKTLAFGLALLVRTSGQRAQPRRPLALILVPTRELAQQVTDALTPYAQALKLRLATVVGGMSISRQAHALRNSAEVVIATPGRLRDLIERGDCRLDQVGITVLDEADQMADMGFMPQITHLLDQVRPDGQRMLFSATLDRNVDLLVRRYLSDPVVHSVDPSAGAVTTMEHHVLHIQGADKQATTVEIAARDGRVIMFLDTKHAVDRLTEQLLNSGVRAAALHGGKSQPQRTRTLAQFKSGHVTTLVATNVAARGIHVDNLDLVVNVDPPSDHKDYLHRGGRTARAGESGSVVTLVLPNQRRDMTRLMADAGIVPQTSEVRSGEAELRRITGAQAPSGIPVTITAPVVSRRSGRNGRRFR; the protein is encoded by the coding sequence ATGAACCACGCAACTCGCGCGCACGATCGCAACTCTTCGCCCCGTACGGGCGGCTCCGCCCGAAGCAGGGGCGGCCGATTCAGCTCTCCGGCTCAGGGCCGTTCAGGCGCCTCCAGCCGGTCCGGCAACGGGCGGCGTCCCGCCGCGCTCCAGAGAGAGTTCGCGCTGCCGGTCACCGTAACCCCGGCCCTGCCGGCAGCCGCGACATTCGCTGAGCTGAGCATGCCGCCCGCACTGCTGAAGGTGCTCACCGGCCTGGGCTTGAACGAACCGTTCCCGATCCAGGCGGCCACGCTGCCGAACTCCCTGGCCGGCCGGGACGTCCTGGGGCGGGGGCGCACCGGGTCGGGCAAGACACTCGCCTTCGGCCTGGCCCTGCTCGTCCGCACCTCCGGGCAGCGGGCGCAACCGCGGCGACCGCTTGCCCTGATCCTCGTCCCCACCAGGGAACTGGCCCAGCAGGTCACCGATGCGCTCACGCCGTACGCCCAAGCACTGAAGCTGCGGCTGGCCACGGTCGTCGGCGGCATGTCGATCAGCCGCCAGGCCCATGCGCTGCGCAACAGTGCCGAGGTCGTCATCGCGACCCCGGGGCGGCTCAGGGATCTCATCGAGCGCGGCGACTGCCGCCTGGACCAGGTCGGCATCACCGTGCTGGATGAGGCCGACCAGATGGCCGACATGGGCTTCATGCCGCAGATCACCCACCTGCTCGACCAGGTGCGCCCAGATGGCCAGCGGATGCTGTTCTCCGCCACCTTGGACCGCAACGTCGATCTGCTGGTCCGCCGCTATCTGAGCGACCCGGTGGTCCATTCGGTCGACCCTTCGGCGGGCGCGGTCACCACGATGGAGCACCACGTGCTGCACATCCAGGGTGCCGACAAGCAGGCCACCACCGTGGAGATCGCTGCTCGCGACGGTCGGGTGATCATGTTCCTGGACACCAAGCATGCTGTGGACCGGCTCACCGAACAGCTGCTGAACAGCGGAGTGCGCGCCGCCGCGCTGCACGGAGGCAAGTCCCAGCCCCAGCGCACCCGCACCCTCGCCCAGTTCAAGAGCGGCCACGTCACGACGCTGGTGGCGACCAACGTCGCGGCCCGCGGCATCCACGTCGACAACCTGGACCTCGTCGTCAACGTGGACCCGCCGAGCGACCACAAGGACTACCTGCACCGCGGCGGCCGCACCGCCCGCGCCGGCGAGTCCGGCAGCGTCGTCACCCTGGTGCTGCCCAATCAGCGCCGTGACATGACCCGATTGATGGCCGACGCCGGTATCGTCCCGCAGACCAGCGAGGTCCGTTCGGGCGAGGCCGAGCTGAGGCGTATCACGGGCGCCCAGGCTCCCTCAGGCATCCCCGTGACCATCACCGCACCGGTTGTCAGTCGTCGGTCGGGACGGAACGGCAGACGATTCCGATAG